The Megalobrama amblycephala isolate DHTTF-2021 linkage group LG20, ASM1881202v1, whole genome shotgun sequence genome includes a window with the following:
- the gucy2g gene encoding guanylate cyclase 2G isoform X3, whose protein sequence is MFGFVGQTPKMDNLLVYDTYIKIVPPIKRFGEILLKTLEFFGWKHVGIIGGCADTNTWDSVDALWKSVEKQLKAKVTVTASIKFDSSDPELAQRNLQIISKVARVVVVLANAEDSISLMIEAEKQGLMNGEYVFLLVQQFEVSGKVDNLWKSAVGVNNKTMLKAFDMVFVLAQKSYEGYDYYDFFGQAYERLKGAPFYSNLSSEKEVSSYAAYLHDAVLLYAMGLKEAFKNGKDVRHGREILQKLRDRTSIRFYGASGLVHFDEHGERNLDYSVYDLQQTENIIKFVSVLDFDSHTKAIKPTSMFSNIVWQNGKPPPDNPACGFDNELCEWLENEISLLVLLVALPVLGVAAVALITLLTLQKIRLQSRLEESNWWLIDYCDITILREPKGTQTLSVSTTPSKCGSGGSQSMLSSNSYSAKEAAYTTIGLFQGNEVGIKYLKNQILTDVKKPSVIAEFNMMKEMKHENLVQFFGVCIEPPNVCIVMQYCKKGSLKGMEYIHKSSLKSHGNLRPSTCLVDSRLQIKLSGFGLWEFKHGTKQRLIPLENPKYEEMYWIAPEFLREVYYPFSGSQKGDVFSFAIIMRELMYSTEVGPYHDIHLEPKEIIKQLRTPMTEEPLRPTLSADICDERLIPLLKACWSENPDHRPPFASIRRQLREACPESHANILDNMVSKLEKYANHLEEVVEERTNQLTAEKSRADKLLSSMLPRYIADQLMAGKSVEPKSYDMVTIFFSDIVGFTTMCSISSALEVITLLNDLYSLFDEIIKLYDVYKVETIGDAYMVASGLPISNGNLHAEEISTMALHFLSALKRFKIRHLPNEKLALRIGINSGPVVAGVVGSTMPRYCLFGDTVNTASRMESNSLPLRIHISQSTADILFKNGNFELEERGDIEIKGKGTQKTFWLMGKSGFRFPPIGHECDTSPKSGTDSCTVMFKQEKTKTTSANDGDFKDRRAIQRTPVMAKMTEMHTLTVPDI, encoded by the exons ATGTTTGGCTTTGTTGGCCAGACACCAAAAATGGATAACCTTCTGGTGTATGATACCTATATAAAAATTGTACCTCCCATTAAAAGGTTTGGAGAAATCCTGCTTAAAACACTGGAATTTTTTGGATGGAAGCATGTTGGTATAATCGGAGGTTGTGCGGATACAAATACATGGGACAGTGTTGACGCTCTTTGGAAGTCTGTGGAAAAGCAACTCAAGGCCAAAGTAACAGTGACAGCTAGCATCAAGTTTGATTCCAGTGACCCAGAACTTGCACAGAGAAACCTGCAAATCATCTCTAAGGTTGCAAGAG TGGTGGTTGTGCTCGCCAATGCTGAAGACTCCATATCTCTGATGATAGAAGCTGAGAAACAAGGCCTGATGAATGGAGAGTATGTTTTCCTTCTCGTTCAGCAGTTTGAGGTCAGTGGCAAAGTG GACAACCTGTGGAAGTCTGCAGTGGGTGtcaataataaaacaatgctGAAGGCTTTTGACATGGTGTTTGTACTCGCTCAAAAATCCTATGAAGGGTATGACTACTATGACTTTTTCGGTCAGGCTTATGAGAGATTGAAAGGGGCTCCTTTCTATAGCAACCTGTCCTCGGAAAAAGAG GTAAGCTCATACGCTGCATATTTACATGATGCTGTTCTACTTTACGCCATGGGCCTTAAAGAAGCCTTTAAAAATGGTAAAGATGTCCGTCACGGACGAGAGATTCTCCAGAAGCTCAGGGACAGGACCAGCATTAGGTTTTATG GGGCTTCAGGTCTGGTTCATTTCGATGAACATGGAGAGAGGAACCTTGACTATTCAGTATATGACCTGCAACAAacagaaaatatcattaaattTGTCTCGGTTTTGGACTTTGACAGCCATACAAAAGCGATCAA ACCCACATCAATGTTTTCTAACATAGTTTGGCAAAATGGAAAACCTCCACCAGATAATCCGGCCTGTGGTTTCGATAATGAGCTCTGTGAATGGTTAGAAAATG AGATATCTCTTCTGGTTCTGCTGGTGGCTTTGCCTGTCCTAGGAGTGGCAGCAGTGGCTTTGATCACTTTGCTGACTCTACAGAAGATCCGTCTTCAGTCCCGCCTGGAAGAGTCCAACTGGTGGCTTATCGACTACTGCGACATAACTATCCTCAGAGAACCCAAA GGAACACAAACACTGTCTGTAAGTACAACACCAAGCAAATGTGGAAGTGGTGGCTCTCAGTCCATGCTATCCTCAAACAGCTATAGTGCTAAAGAAGCTGCCTACACAACTATTGGACTTTTTCAG GGAAACGAGGTGGGCATAAAGTATTTGAAAAATCAAATCCTTACTGATGTCAAGAAACCATCTGTCATCGCAGAGTTCAATATG ATGAAAGAAATGAAACATGAGAACCTGGTACAGTTCTTTGGTGTGTGTATTGAGCCACCAAATGTCTGTATCGTCATGCAGTACTGCAAGAAAGGAAGCTTGAAG GGCATGGAGTACATACATAAGAGCAGTCTGAAGTCTCATGGAAATCTGAGGCCCAGTACATGCTTGGTAGACAGCAGGTTGCAGATCAAACTCTCTGGCTTTGGCCTGTGGGAGTTCAAACATGGCACCAAACAAAGACTGATTCCACTGGAAAATCCAAAGTATGAAGAGATGTACTGGATTGCTCCTGAGTTTTTGAGAGAAGTCTACTACCCTTTCAGCGGCAGCCAGAAAGGAGATGTCTTTAGCTTTGCCATAATCATGCGAGAGCTGATGTACAGTACAGAGGTGGGCCCGTACCATGACATTCACCTGGAACCGAAAG AGATAATCAAGCAGTTAAGGACCCCTATGACCGAGGAGCCCCTAAGACCAACCTTGTCTGCTGACATCTGTGACGAACGTCTCATCCCCTTGTTAAAGGCCTGCTGGAGTGAGAACCCAGACCACAGACCCCCATTTGCCAGTATCAGGAGACAACTGCGTGAGGCATGTCCTGAAAG CCATGCCAACATCCTGGACAACATGGTGAGCAAACTCGAGAAATATGCCAATCACCTGGAAGAAGTAGTGGAGGAGAGAACCAATCAGCTTACAGCAGAGAAAAGCAGAGCTGATAAGCTTCTATCTAGCATGCTGCCAAG GTATATTGCAGATCAACTAATGGCTGGGAAATCAGTGGAGCCTAAAAGTTATGACATGGTGACCATCTTTTTCTCTGACATTGTGGGTTTCACCACCATGTGCTCCATTAGCTCAGCTCTGGAGGTGATCACCCTCCTCAATGACCTCTACAGTCTTTTCGATGAGATCATCAAGCTATATGATGTCTACAAG GTGGAGACCATAGGGGATGCATATATGGTGGCCAGTGGGCTGCCTATCAGTAACGGTAATCTTCATGCTGAGGAGATCTCTACTATGGCACTCCACTTCCTCTCTGCCCTCAAAAGGTTCAAAATTAGGCATCTGCCTAATGAGAAACTGGCCCTACGGATTGGGATCAATTCTG GCCCAGTGGTTGCTGGAGTTGTGGGTAGTACAATGCCTCGGTACTGTTTATTTGGAGATACAGTAAACACAGCTTCTAGGATGGAGAGCAACAGTCTTC CACTGAGAATCCACATCTCTCAGAGCACCGCTGATATTCTCTTCAAGAACGGAAATTTTGAACTGGAAGAGAGGGGCGACATTGAAATAAAG GGAAAGGGAACACAGAAAACCTTCTGGTTGATGGGCAAATCCGGATTCAGGTTTCCACCCATTGGCCATGAATGTGATACAAGTCCTAAATCAGGAACAGAT TCTTGCACTGTCATGTTTAAACAGGAGAAAACCAAAACAACCTCAGCAAATGATGGAGACTTTAAAGACAGAAGAGCAATCCAGCGGACCCCAGTCATggctaaaatgacagaaatgcaCACACTTACTGTACCCGATATCTAA